In the Pseudanabaena sp. PCC 7367 genome, one interval contains:
- a CDS encoding F0F1 ATP synthase subunit B codes for MFTSLFLLASEAGEAEGFGINTNIFETNIINIVIILAFLIYAGRGFIGNILSSRLQTIESAINDAEKRKKESIEKLSDQQEKLAQAQAERDRILAQAQSDAKAAREAILKDIDAEIAKLQAAGEQEIGSEQERIISQLRQQVVDKAIADASAYFERGLSEHVQQQLVDRSIDLISAE; via the coding sequence ATGTTTACTAGTTTGTTCTTGCTTGCCTCCGAAGCGGGCGAGGCGGAAGGATTTGGTATTAATACCAATATTTTTGAAACCAATATTATTAATATTGTGATCATTCTGGCATTTTTGATCTATGCCGGACGGGGCTTCATTGGCAATATTTTGTCGAGCCGCCTCCAGACGATCGAAAGTGCGATTAATGATGCCGAGAAGCGTAAGAAAGAGTCGATCGAGAAGCTTTCTGATCAACAGGAGAAGCTAGCTCAGGCACAAGCAGAGCGCGATCGCATCCTGGCTCAAGCTCAGTCTGATGCCAAAGCAGCCAGAGAAGCAATTCTCAAGGATATCGATGCTGAAATTGCCAAGTTGCAAGCGGCCGGCGAGCAGGAAATTGGCTCTGAGCAAGAGCGCATCATTTCCCAATTGCGCCAACAGGTTGTAGACAAAGCGATCGCCGATGCCAGTGCTTACTTTGAGCGGGGCTTGAGCGAGCATGTGCAGCAACAACTTGTCGATCGTAGTATTGACCTCATTTCAGCGGAATAG
- the atpB gene encoding F0F1 ATP synthase subunit A, with amino-acid sequence MISNLIAHSHLTDFAALEVGKHLYWSVGNLELHAQILIVSWIVMGVLAIATFLATRNIQRVPGGFQNFMEYALEFVQDIAKNQIGEKEYRPWVPFVGTFFLFIFVCNWLGALVPWKLVELPSGELAAPTSDINTTVALALLVSVLYFWAGISARGLGYFKRYIEPTPILLPINILEDFTKPLSLSFRLFGNILADELVVGVLVLLVPLFVPLPVMALGLFTSAIQALIFATLAAAYIGEAIEGHGEEEHEHG; translated from the coding sequence ATGATAAGTAACTTGATAGCGCACTCGCACCTTACAGATTTTGCCGCCCTAGAGGTAGGCAAGCATCTGTATTGGAGTGTCGGCAACCTGGAACTTCATGCCCAAATCCTGATTGTTAGTTGGATTGTGATGGGTGTTTTGGCGATCGCCACTTTTCTGGCGACCCGCAACATTCAACGCGTTCCTGGCGGTTTCCAGAACTTCATGGAATATGCGCTGGAGTTTGTACAGGACATTGCCAAGAATCAAATTGGCGAAAAAGAATATCGCCCCTGGGTGCCATTTGTGGGTACTTTCTTCCTGTTCATTTTTGTGTGTAATTGGCTTGGTGCCTTGGTGCCCTGGAAGCTAGTTGAGCTGCCTTCCGGTGAGCTGGCCGCACCCACCAGTGACATTAACACCACTGTGGCGCTGGCCTTGCTGGTATCAGTGTTGTATTTCTGGGCTGGCATTAGTGCTAGAGGACTTGGCTATTTCAAACGATATATTGAACCAACGCCAATTCTGTTGCCGATTAACATTTTAGAAGATTTCACCAAACCCCTCTCGCTCAGCTTCCGACTCTTCGGGAATATCTTGGCAGATGAGCTGGTGGTGGGTGTATTGGTGCTGCTAGTGCCTTTGTTTGTACCTCTGCCCGTGATGGCGCTGGGTTTATTTACCAGTGCGATCCAGGCTCTGATTTTTGCAACCCTGGCGGCTGCATATATCGGTGAGGCGATCGAAGGGCACGGCGAAGAAGAGCATGAGCACGGATAG
- the atpE gene encoding ATP synthase F0 subunit C: MDPLVTASSVIAASIAVGLAAVGPGIGQGIAASRAVEGIARQPEAEGKIRGTLLLSLAFMEALTIYGLVVSLVLLFANPFAG; this comes from the coding sequence ATGGATCCATTAGTTACTGCTTCATCTGTTATCGCCGCTAGTATTGCCGTTGGCCTAGCTGCGGTTGGACCTGGTATTGGTCAAGGTATTGCTGCTAGTCGTGCAGTAGAAGGTATTGCCCGTCAACCAGAAGCAGAAGGTAAGATTCGCGGTACTTTGCTACTTAGCTTAGCCTTCATGGAAGCGCTGACCATCTATGGTTTGGTTGTTTCTCTAGTGCTGCTATTCGCAAACCCCTTCGCTGGTTAA
- a CDS encoding F0F1 ATP synthase subunit B', whose protein sequence is MTHWIFLVATESAEKGGLFDLNATLPVIAAQFLILVAILNQTFFKPLTKSIDDRGAYVRDNVNEAKQRLEKAEELAIAYEQELATARKQTQEIIASAQAEANKIRSEQISAAVAEAQTKASAARAELDQQKQEAAALLDNEVNALSRQILEKLLGDLVNS, encoded by the coding sequence ATGACACATTGGATATTTTTAGTTGCAACCGAGTCGGCGGAAAAAGGTGGTCTATTTGATCTCAATGCCACTCTGCCCGTAATCGCGGCTCAATTTCTGATCTTGGTTGCTATTTTGAATCAAACATTTTTTAAACCCTTGACCAAGTCGATCGACGATCGTGGTGCCTATGTCCGCGACAACGTCAACGAAGCTAAGCAACGCTTGGAGAAAGCAGAAGAGCTGGCGATCGCCTATGAGCAAGAATTGGCAACGGCGCGGAAACAAACCCAGGAGATAATTGCTTCAGCTCAGGCCGAAGCGAACAAAATTCGCTCTGAGCAAATTTCGGCAGCAGTCGCAGAAGCCCAGACCAAGGCTAGTGCAGCTAGAGCCGAATTGGATCAGCAAAAGCAAGAGGCCGCTGCTTTGCTAGACAATGAGGTTAACGCCCTGAGTCGGCAAATCCTCGAAAAGCTGCTCGGAGATTTGGTAAACAGCTAG
- the atpH gene encoding ATP synthase F1 subunit delta: MKSSVSQSLVEPYAEAIMEIAQSQNLVDEFGDNIAGIRAALSESDDLRNFLAVPLAKDEAKKEVIQQVFGDQVHPIMLNFMLLMVDKRRIMFLDEVGVAFQGLLRQLRQISLAEITSAIELSEEQAESIRNKVKAMTGAQSVELEVSVKPELIGGVIIKVGSQIVDASIRGQLRRLSNRLVGSVS, encoded by the coding sequence ATGAAATCATCAGTTAGCCAGTCTCTGGTAGAGCCATACGCTGAAGCCATCATGGAGATCGCCCAGTCGCAAAACCTGGTCGATGAATTTGGCGATAATATTGCCGGCATCCGTGCTGCTCTGAGTGAATCAGACGATCTGCGCAATTTCCTGGCTGTGCCGTTAGCAAAAGACGAAGCCAAAAAAGAAGTGATTCAACAAGTATTTGGCGATCAAGTTCATCCGATCATGCTCAACTTTATGTTGTTGATGGTGGACAAGCGCCGGATCATGTTCTTGGACGAAGTAGGTGTTGCCTTCCAAGGTTTGCTGCGGCAACTGCGACAAATTTCGCTGGCGGAAATCACCTCGGCGATCGAACTTAGCGAAGAACAAGCTGAGTCAATTAGAAATAAGGTCAAGGCCATGACCGGAGCCCAAAGCGTAGAACTGGAAGTATCAGTCAAGCCAGAATTAATTGGTGGGGTGATTATTAAGGTTGGGTCGCAAATTGTTGATGCCAGCATCAGAGGCCAATTGCGTCGCCTGAGCAATCGATTGGTTGGCAGTGTGTCCTAG